The Oryza sativa Japonica Group chromosome 11, ASM3414082v1 DNA window AATGGTCGGTttatttttgcaacaaaaagaaGTGCTTACGCTGTCACTTGCTCACTTCCCATGTGACCAaaatctgaaactctgaaaccACAAACCAGACTCCACAAGACCACAACTCGTTAATCCCTCgatctaaagaaaaaaaaaactcgttaATCCCTCACGCGGCTTCTCAAATTCGCACGCGAcgggataaaaagaaaaaagaagaggaataaTTCgaagggaagaggaggaggaggatctcAATATCTCATCCTGCTGCCACTGCTCGACTCCTCCTACCCTCCCCCAAATCCGCGAGCCTCTAGGGTTCGTGGGATCCCCCGGAAATGGATCCGAACCCTAGACTTCTCATCCTACTCGTCCTCCTCGCGTTCTCCGCCACCGTGGTAAGAACAAGAACCCGTGAAAGTTCAGATCTTTGGGCaaaaaatgttgtttttcttgGACAAATCTTGTGAAAAAAgttgctgcttttttttttctgcaggcGGTCGCCGAGGACGGCGAATCGACGGGGGGATCGAAGGTCTCGCTGGGGCGCCGTGCAGGGGTGAGGAATCTGGCTCTTTCATCATCGCTAAATCTGATTAAAGATGTgtgtttttgtgtttttttgtgCTGAAGTGCGAATCTGTGATGGTTTTGGATGATGCGAATTGTTAGGGGTTCTTGCACGGGCTGAAGAAGGAAGCAGTGGTGGAGGGAGACCATGGGGTGGCCCTCGATGAGGTCGGCCCCGGGCTGTTCGATGCGCTCTTCGCGAGTCTCTCGATGATCTTAGTCAGcgaggtacttgcttggaatGAGCTAGGAGGGGTTGGAGTTTGGGTTCCATATGTAGTTGCTTGGTGCTTGGGGGTTAGTTAGGGTGGCTATGAAGTTTTGATGATGAGAGGGGTATTGATGTTTGGGTTGCATTCATGGTGATGTAGATTGGAGATGAAACCTTTATTATTGCGGCGCTAATGGCAATGCGGCACCCCAAGTCAATCGTTCTGTCTGGTGCGCTATCGGCGCTCTACGTGATGACGGTGAGCTCCTCGAGATCAATTCATTTCGTTTATCCTATCCAATGAGTAAAACTTAGTATCATGCTTATACTTGACTTGTTAGATAAAGTTGTAATTTGTAATCCTTCACCCTTAGTATATGTAGGTCCAGAGATAAATTATATGTTACTgcattgtttatttttgaagtaTGCATTTTCCATAGTTCTGATTAGTGCTATTATGATGGCCTATTGACCTGTGGTGTCTATACTCATGTTTGGTATATGTATATGCCAATTATTTAATTTCATTTAATCTTATAAGAAATTACATGGGTTTGTATATGCTGTTAATATGTATATTTGTTCTCAAGGTACTATCAACTGGACTTGGTAGGATAGTCCCCAACTTGATATCAAGGAAGCACACTAACAGTGCTGCTACAGGTACTTATTTTCTTACTTAGTGAGTTTCCAGGTGTTTGCTTCGGGAGTATGCTAGTTCATGCTTTTCATATCTGTAGTTGTCATGCTGGCATGCTGGCAGTCCTGCCATTTCTTGTTCTTATAGATAGAGGGATATAATAAGTCAGCTAGTTTCCATCATTATTGCAAACTTCTTACATTATGTGGAATTCAATTAGAAAATTAGGTATCGCGGGCAACTGATTTCATAACATATATCTAATATTCCTGTTCAGATTTCTCAACGCATACTTCAATATTTCCATGGATGATAGTTTCTACCATAATTCACATGCTGGACAGTTTACATATGAAACaacttagggcctgttcactttgatgccaaaaaaaaccttaccaaattttggcattaccaaaattttggcaagttgccaaaattttggcaactatgccaaaattttggtaggatttcttatatagttaccaaaatttggcagcaaactaaatgtagccacttttttaacaactttaccaaaatttggtaaggttgaaaatggcatcaaagtgaacaggcccttataCACTAATATTCCCATTATTTTCTCATAATTTATCTACTTTGTTTCCCTGCTAGTTTTGTACTTGTTCTTTGGACTACGTTTGTTATACATTGCTTGGAAGTCTGACCCAAAGGGATCTCAGAAGAAGGAAATGGAAGAAGTATGTCATCTTTTTATGTACCATTTGCCTGTCATTGTTCATAGTGCAACTCCATTATTCATTTGTTGAGTGTTTGATGCCATGGTCTAACATTAAACATGATGTGCTATTATCTTGACTTTTGTTTTGGTATTTGCACTATTGTAGCTGGTATTGGATTGCCCATGCGAACACAGAACCTGCACACCTGCAATGAGATACTCGAGGAACGAACAGACTTTTGGTGCTGTGGAATCTCTGCAACTTTGGTTCTTCTCATTGtgaaagggaaaaaggaaataACCACGAAACTCTTGCATGAGCTCCATGATCAATTGACGGCGTGTGCCATCCCACACATCCCGATCATGGCGTGTGACACAACTGGATGTGCGTGCCACGACCAGGACGTGTGGGATGGCACATGTTGTCAACCAATCATGGTGCACATGCAGGGGCTTTGTTGCTTTGTgattatttccttttttttttcttaatttgcaATGAGAAGAATCAAAAGGCTGCAGCAATTACGCGGAGCCAAAATCCTCTGTTCATTTCCTCCTCGAGTGTTTGATTGCGAGTCTGCAGATTCCGTGTTTGTGGGAAATTCGATGGATGGTACCATCGGTTCCAGAACTAGCATTGTGCCCAGGTGTTGTGACAAATGCGATATAAATACTGTAAGATCTAAAGTCAAAAGCACGAAAAGTAATTATGCTTGAATCTAAAAATTGTATACATGACTACGTATTAATCAATAACCTAAATACAAACCTGTGCAAACTATGCAAAGTTCTCATACAACATGTTGCCAACAATacaaatatatgcatatatctAGCCACACAAGATCTAGTGTGGGGGATGGATGTTAGAGCACCCAATAGCACAACTCTTATTAAAAGAGTAAAGATTAAAACGTCCAGAGTCCACTTGCTGACAGAAAAGAACGGAAGGAAGAACTACAAATGAACTATTGACCAGCCTAAATCATCACTTTAGGAACATGAGTCCTTTTCATCAGTAGCTAAGATAAATAAATAGCATGATACTTTGTTCCTTCAAAACTGGCAGACGGGCATATGCTAAAATGTCTAATAGTAATTCTGATGCCTTAGCATTAACTGAAGTTTTTGTAAGTTACCCATTTCCTAATAGGCTTTGGACTTGGTTTGACTTAGTTTTTGATAGATCGGATTCATTTAAGTGCAGATTGACTAGCTGCGGCTTTTGAAGTGTATGCGTTCAAAATGACTGCTAATCTTATAAAGGTTTATGCATGTCTGGACAGGTGGAAGAGAAGCTTGAGTCAGGTCAAGGAAAATCAACCCTTCGCCGGTTCTTTGGAAGATTTTGTACACCGATCTTTTTGGAGGTCATCTTTTGTCACCTTATAAATGTTTGTTAAATGTTCCAAACTGGGACTGCATGCGTATTCAGTACTTATATTCAGATGTTAAATGTGTTGTACAATAGCGCCTTATTATTGTTGCTGTGTTATATTTGACTTGAATATTAGTTCTCTTTTGGTAAGTAGTTATCTATAATATGCTTTTTCTGATGAGACACTCTTTGAAATTGCATctcataatttttttctcttcccgCAGGCTTTTATCTTAACCTTCTTAGCTGAATGGGGCGACCGAAGCCAAATAGCAACTATTGCGGTAGTGCTACCACTCAACTAGcagcacatttttttttctatttcttaaCCGAGTTAACTCTAGCTATAAGCACCCAAAACTGCTGATATAATTGATCTATTTCATTTATTTTACTGAGTGATGTGATAACATACTAGAAGATGAATCTTCCAGGcccaaatatatgatttaatatTTTGCTCTTATGTTACCTTGCAGCTTGCAACCCACAAGAATGCAATCGGAGTAGCAGTTGGAGCATCATTGGGCCACACTGTCTGCACATCACTTGCAGTCATAGGTGGGAGCATGTTGGCATCCAAGATTTCACAACGGACAGTTGCAACAATCGGAGGTGTTCTCTTCTTGGGGTTCTCCGTGTCATCGTACTTCTATCCCCCACTATGATTAACAGCATTAACAGCTCCTTACTCTTTCTTGATACCCTTTGGTCACCCTGCTCCCTGTGTTGAGCAAATGAGTAGAGGAATTAAATTGATTCTTTGGGCACCTCTACGCTACGATTCGCAATTCATGTATAGCCCTTGCAAATGAAATTGTTCCTGACCATGCTACTTCACTTCAGTCTATAGCAGAAGCCGTCTCGATGATGAAATCATGTCTGATTTTTTGCTTGGTTGTACCTGACATCTAACTTATACAATATATATACACTATGTTGTTCAAGGTTCCTTGCGTATAGAATATTATTCTGGTACCATTTTCTATCTACTGTTGTCCATTTTCTTTCAGCCATACAAAGTTTAGGATGAAAAAGAGGTGAGAATAAATCAAACCATAAATTCACCTTTTGGAACTTAATAATCTGGACCTGCTACAGCTTTGCACAGTTGTACCCCAGGCTTATACCAGGACATTTTGTATGGATTTAATGTTGATTG harbors:
- the LOC4350494 gene encoding gDT1-like protein 3 precursor, whose amino-acid sequence is MDPNPRLLILLVLLAFSATVAVAEDGESTGGSKVSLGRRAGGFLHGLKKEAVVEGDHGVALDEVGPGLFDALFASLSMILVSEIGDETFIIAALMAMRHPKSIVLSGALSALYVMTVLSTGLGRIVPNLISRKHTNSAATVLYLFFGLRLLYIAWKSDPKGSQKKEMEEVEEKLESGQGKSTLRRFFGRFCTPIFLEAFILTFLAEWGDRSQIATIALATHKNAIGVAVGASLGHTVCTSLAVIGGSMLASKISQRTVATIGGVLFLGFSVSSYFYPPL